Proteins found in one Micromonospora sp. WMMD1082 genomic segment:
- the ilvN gene encoding acetolactate synthase small subunit, protein MTMHTLSVLVENKPGVLARVSGLFSRRGFNIDSLAVGETENPDVSRITIVVNAESSPLEQVTKQLNKLVNVLKIVELDPSTSVARELLLVKVRADRNARAQVLETVNLFRARVVDVAADTLTIEATGTPDKLDALLRDLEPFGIKEMVQSGLVAIGRGSRAITAGPALRAA, encoded by the coding sequence GTGACTATGCATACGCTGTCCGTGTTGGTGGAGAACAAGCCGGGCGTGCTGGCCCGGGTCTCGGGGCTGTTCTCCCGGCGCGGGTTCAACATCGACAGTCTCGCCGTCGGCGAGACGGAGAACCCGGACGTCTCGCGCATCACCATCGTGGTCAACGCGGAGTCCTCCCCGCTGGAGCAGGTCACCAAGCAGCTCAACAAGCTGGTGAACGTGCTCAAGATCGTGGAGCTGGATCCGTCGACCTCGGTGGCCCGCGAGTTGCTGCTGGTGAAGGTGCGGGCGGACCGCAACGCCCGGGCCCAGGTCCTGGAGACCGTCAACCTGTTCCGCGCCCGGGTGGTCGACGTGGCTGCCGACACGCTCACCATCGAGGCGACCGGCACCCCCGACAAGCTCGACGCGCTCCTGCGTGACCTTGAGCCCTTCGGCATCAAGGAGATGGTCCAGTCGGGCCTGGTGGCGATCGGGCGCGGCTCCCGCGCCATCACCGCCGGTCCGGCCCTGCGGGCCGCCTGA